The window GATGAAAGATAGTACTTCGACATCAAGAAGACGGGAGTTTATAATACAACCATCCATCGACAACTCCATCATTTAAAAAATATCACTCCACTTGTCCTTTCAAAAATCCTTTTGTATATTTCTATGACCCCCTTCTTTGAATTTCCTTATTTGTTAGTCCTGCGGTTGATAAATTCATGTAAACAAAAGAGGTCAAGTCTTTAAAATGTTGTAGCTAGCTCACTTATCTTTAAATGGAGTATTTTTCCAACTCTTCTAAGGCCCTTATATCTTGTAAATAATCAGCCTTGATACATTAGTAGTAACATATCAGACTATCCCAAGATTAATCAAGTTGAGTTATAACCATTTGTTGAGGCATTCCAAGGGGTTGAATCTGAAATGACACATCAAAACAGATCAAATAACGTAACCGGCGTGTAAAAATAAACTCATAATCCAGACATGAAAATTAAATGTGAAGATcaataattacataaatttgaaAGAACCCAAGCTAATAATTAAAGAAAAATACATTAGCTTTTATTTTCATTGCAAACCAAATTAAATGAACTTGAGATATGCCATGTTGAACATATTGTGTAATGACCTATTTGACTCTATCGCAATTTTGGGCTGATTATTTTAGTCACATAATAGTTTTCACAAAAGATCAGCAAAGAATAATACAGGAGATCAGCAATGAATAACACATCAATTTTTTGTATGATAATttattttaaatcattttttaatCGTGAAGAAATTGCCTACCATCTGTTCAAAAATTAGGTAACTCCAAATAGCCATGACTTAAATgctgttttcttcttcttctttttttccttttggtcCACGTTTATTAGTTGCCTAACCTTAACTTCCTATTTATTTGCCATTTCAAATGTAATAAGTTAGAATATGTGTCAAATTTATCTCCTTTGGGACCTCTTTGGTGGCTTTTTGTGTGATGACAAAAATGATTTCTAGCTACTTCATTTTGAATGTGATGGCATTAAATGTGTTTTGCCCTTCCATTTCCGCGGGAACTAAAAATTTCTTTTAACTTGTACAAGTTTTTTCGCATTCAGTATTTATATCTGTAAAAATATTATAGTTGAGTGATCTGATGAGGTAAAAATACATGTTAATCAATCATGTTTAAATGCTAAAAACTCTATGTACAAACATGTGTCATGCATTTACCGACTTGATGTAAATACCAGATATGGACAAATATTTACTCTTTTTACTAAAGATTCTCCTTACATATTGTTGTAAATATTATTTTGTAACATACAATATGCATATTTACAATAACCAACATAATTTGAAATGATATAAAGTTAATCAAATTAGAATAGAAAGTAAAATCTTAAAATCACCACAAATCGAGATCCTAAATCTCTCATCCAACGTGGTGACAATAAACTAACACTATTGTAAAAAATTCTGCTTATGCCACTGTTATAAAGAGTGTCATGTCATCATGAAATTCAGACAAGATCTTGTTTAGTAGGGTCTTAAGTTTATCAACTTGTACAGGCTTTTATTAGATCATAATTGATTTTCTAATCGATTAAATTAAATTCCAATGAAGTTATATACCTAATTATGGATTCTTCTATAGTGTTTCAATATCATCTCTCATGTGGAGTgggcgtgggggtgggggtggtgatGAGAAATGTCACAATCAATGCCCATTCAAAGGGAACTCCTACAAGCAACCTACACTTATTgtattttcttctttttgtatTGTTTTCTAATttcttaattaaaataaaaaattaaattctaGAAGCATCCCTTAAAGCTTGCTATTTTGGACAGAAAATACATAAAAGCTCCATGAGAGTGAGTGAGTTACACTAAAAAGGAATCTCTTTGgctatgacttttttttttttttttttaacttaagaAGTGTGCAGCAGACAGGATCAAACAGAAGGAATTTGAGAAGTATTTTTCTTTTATCCAAGGTGACATTAAACTATTAAAGTAATCAAATCAAGACATAAAAGATACtcctttcaatttatgtgaacctatttccttattagtctgtgtcaaaaagaatgacctctttctatatttgcAAACACTTTAACTTTATACAataatttataaccacacaaaatatatgtgactcatttaggaccacaagtttaaaagtcttattttctttcttaaactctgtgcccagtcaaatgagttcacataaattgaaacgaagggagtaTGTGTTATAAATAAACCGTATTATGAATGTCCATTCAAATACACAATCAATTGGATAAGCTTGTGATTGGATAAACTTGCAATCAAGCAGGCAGCTTGCAAGTAGCTCATGCAGGCAGGTTGCAAGCAGCTCCCTGAAAAGCCTTGCAGCAGCTTCCTCAGGCTTGCAATCAAGCAGGAAGCTTGCGAGTAGCTCAAACAGTtagcttgcaagtagctcaagcaggcAGCTTGTCAGCAACTTCTGAAAAGCTTAGCAGCTGCTTCTTTTCTTCTATATATAGAAAGTTAATTCAGTTCATTTGTACATTAATTGAAAGAGCAATAAAATCTCTCTCTCCCCAATTTATTTGGCTATATTTTTTAATATCGtgtacttttaatattatttcatTGAATAATCCAAAGAAATATCTAATAGCCAAACAAATGAGGATTCTTTCTACGTGGGTCCCACTGGACCATCCCTAAATTTGTCACACACTTGAGGGATAAGCTTCCTAGTTCCACCTAAATGATTTCATTATTCCAACAAGTAGGTTGGGATGAACGAAActtttttttccccttaaatCAAATATTTCCCGATTGAATCTTGAAAATGGTTATAATTTTCTAGGAAATATTTATTGTGCAAGTTTGTTTATATTGTCGATCTCAAACACTAATAAAGAAAGAGAATTTTGGCAGAATGATAGTCTAACATAAAACTAATCAATTCATGATGCATTCTCACAAGTATTTGTATAATGATGTTATGAGACATGTTTAAATGAAAATGTGAAAATTCATTTAACATTCCCAATTTGTTCAGGACTAAagcgttattattattattagaaaATGCCTCTTTTTTGTACTCAGGATAGACTTTAGAAAACGTGAATATGAATCAATCGGTCAAATAAAACTAGCTGATAagacaaggaaaaaaaaatctgtcACAATCTCAATAAGGCAAAGTTCAACCTTCACTCCCCCAAAGAGCAAGAAGACAGGTGTCTTTATTGCATACAATTCAGCTTTATGAAAGCCACCCCCTCATTACTCCAATAATTCAGCACCAAAGAATCAAAATCTCAATACTATATCATCCCACTCTTCTAGACCATTTCTTCATtagattttacaaaaaaaaaaaaaaaaaatggatcttGAAGATTGGGAGATTCTGCCTGATGATGGATTCCTTCAAATCCATGATGATGATGGCAAaatgatattttcaagaaaatatacATCTGATTCCAAGAATGAATTCAACATGAATTATTTCATTTGTCCTTCTCCAAAATCATCCCAATTTGTTGACACAACAGAGCACCCCCCAAGAGTGCCAAATCAAATAGTCCCTTTTCAAATTCAAGAAACCTCAGATGATCAAGAAGTGATAACCAAACAAGTCATCACTAATTTCCCACTTGAGATCAACATGTTACCAATACATAACATTGAAGATCCAATCAACATGTTACCATCACATAACATTGAAGATCCAACTTTTATAGCAAATATGATGGAAGTTGAACAAGATCAAGTGTCATCACAAGTTTTCTTCaagaaaatgaaggaaaatgaATTTGAAAACATGAAAATGGACTCACCAAAGTCCAATAACAAACCCCTTTTGTCCCAATTTGAGGAGAAAGTAGAGGACTTGGAGGTTGAAAAAGAGATGGTGATCAAGAAAATTGGCATGGAAAAAGAGGATACTGAAGAAAACAATGGTGGATTGAACTTTTTGAACAAGAGTTTCAATGGAATTGGTGCTATTTGCTCTTTTGGGGTTGCTGCTGCTGCTACTATTTGCATCATCTTCATTGGTAATCACCAAAAACAAAAGCAGAATCAGAAGCTTCGGTTCCAAATCTTTTCTCATGACAAGGTTTGGCATATCTTCAATTACTTTCAAAAAACATTTTTTATGTTAGAGACATGATATAATTAATTGTTTAAAGTATGATCTCTCTAGGAACTAAAACTTTTTTATACATTGTCACGCACTTTAACATGGTATAAGAGCTAGCAAAGACCCTGAACCCAAGGGGCCGTGTTCTGACTTCTCTCTAGTATCGTGTTGAATTGCAGGATCATCTCATCAAAATTTTCTGCCCCTAAATGGCAAAGAGCACTTTAACGTGTTTGACCATCACCTCCTACGAATCATCCGTTAGAAAAAGACTTTCTGAATGGGGTAAAAGATCTTGGGATAGTCGATCTCTTCCTTAAATATTTAGATAAATCGATGTCGGTGAAAACACTTCGGGATTTCGAATCCCAAAAAGCAGTGAGAGGTTCCTCACTCTTCTTTGATCACTCTTAGACAGAGTGGAAGCCTCGACTAGAGTGTAAGTCCAGAGTGTCTGGAAACCCGTAAATGGATTCTATTACCATTCCAATCGCCTCTTTTATGATCCTTTTTATATGTAGTACTAGTCAATAAATTGCACAAGGTTAAAATTATCTTTTATGTATGTAGTAGATGGATCTAATTGACTTCTTCACACATTTACTTCTTCACGTATGCATTATACTTAGCAGATTACTAATTTTATCTTTTAAATTATCTAATCAGGTTCACTAATCAGTTCCGACAGTTAACTGTGGGCTAAAAATGAAAGAGAATGTCCTTCCTTGACTAGTTCAAACTTAATAAATTATGATATCTGATCCTGAATTTTGATATTTCTTTGGTCAATGATTAAAGCTGTTAAATGTAAATGACACTCTGATTTGAAGTATGATATTTCACTATTAAATTACAAAGAAGTTGCTATCAAGATGTTGTGTAGATAAGAAATGATTCCTGTGTGGCAAGATTATTTTGATTATTTCTTTGGACTATGCTATTAAGTAATTAAAAGTTCTTTCTAATCATTAAATTTATAAATGAGATAGATCACACAGCTAAACATTCTTTTCACTCAATTGTTCTTGATTCTCTTTTTCAAAAACTAATATTTGTAGGATTTGATCTAAGAAATTCTTTTAATTCTTTTTTCCTGTGGGATTACAGAGGATGAAGCAAGTAGTTCATCATGCAACAAGATTGAATGAAGCAATTTCTGCAGTGAGAGGAGTTCCAGTTACAAGGGCACATATCACAGTTGGAGGTTACTATGATGCTCTTTAAATCAAAGTTCAAGAATGTTTATCAGCATCTTGGATCCTTTTCACGTTCCATTAGattatagtacatatatataggaatgttattatatatatgttgtacatAAATATAAAGGTCAATATTATGAAGCATTGGAGTTTGGTTCAGATAAAAATAGTAATGTTTCATGAATGTAAACTTTTGTTGAGGCTTTTATGTATTTTTTGTAAGTTTTCGGTACTTGGCTTTGTTATGTTTTGGGAAAAGCTAACTAGTGTCAGTTTTAGCAATGGTTAAGCACTATAATTTATATATGTATTGTGCCAGATTTAGCAATGGTTAAGTACTGTAATTTACAGTATACAGTATTTGTTTTAAATTATATAATTATATTCACTAATCAGTACCGACAGTTAATTGTGGGCGGGCTAAAAGTGAAGAGAATGTCCTTACCTTGACTTGTTCTcgcaaaattaataaattatgatATCTGACCCGTAATTTTAGTATTCTTGGTCAATGATTAAAGCTGCTAAACGTAAATTACACTCCCATCTGGAGTATGATATTCACTATTAAAAATAACGTGCTATGAAAATGTCGTGTAGATAAGAGATGACGTCTGTCTTATTTGTTTGAACTATGCAAGGATAAACTGATAAATCA is drawn from Lycium barbarum isolate Lr01 chromosome 8, ASM1917538v2, whole genome shotgun sequence and contains these coding sequences:
- the LOC132607545 gene encoding uncharacterized protein LOC132607545 — protein: MDLEDWEILPDDGFLQIHDDDGKMIFSRKYTSDSKNEFNMNYFICPSPKSSQFVDTTEHPPRVPNQIVPFQIQETSDDQEVITKQVITNFPLEINMLPIHNIEDPINMLPSHNIEDPTFIANMMEVEQDQVSSQVFFKKMKENEFENMKMDSPKSNNKPLLSQFEEKVEDLEVEKEMVIKKIGMEKEDTEENNGGLNFLNKSFNGIGAICSFGVAAAATICIIFIGNHQKQKQNQKLRFQIFSHDKRMKQVVHHATRLNEAISAVRGVPVTRAHITVGGYYDAL